A portion of the Sphaerochaeta pleomorpha str. Grapes genome contains these proteins:
- the trpA gene encoding tryptophan synthase subunit alpha: protein MSRIANAFLKGKAFIPFITCGDPDLETTKALVLAMEKSGADLIELGIPFSDPIAEGPVIQKADKRALQSGTTADRIFSLVAEIRLETDIPLVFMTYINPIFTYGKARFLTRCKEVGIDGIIVPDLPYEEQDELKGFCSESGVTLISMIAPTSRERIQMVAKEAEGFLYCVSSLGVTGERSAIGDAAMMMVEEAKKATTIPCCIGFGISNAEQAKAMASFADGVIVGSAIVRLIAENGKDSIQPVSKFVSAMKTAIATTA, encoded by the coding sequence CTTCATCCCCTTCATTACCTGTGGAGACCCCGACCTGGAGACGACAAAAGCCTTGGTCCTTGCCATGGAGAAAAGTGGTGCCGACCTCATAGAACTGGGCATTCCCTTCTCAGACCCCATTGCAGAGGGTCCTGTTATCCAAAAAGCGGATAAACGAGCTTTGCAATCGGGGACAACTGCTGACAGGATTTTCTCCCTGGTTGCAGAGATTCGCCTCGAAACTGACATTCCCTTGGTGTTCATGACCTATATAAACCCAATATTCACCTACGGTAAAGCCCGCTTTTTAACGCGTTGCAAAGAAGTGGGAATCGACGGGATCATAGTGCCAGACCTACCCTATGAGGAACAGGATGAACTCAAAGGTTTCTGCTCTGAGTCTGGCGTCACCCTCATCAGTATGATCGCCCCTACCAGCAGAGAGCGGATACAGATGGTAGCCAAAGAAGCTGAGGGTTTTCTCTACTGCGTATCGTCTCTAGGGGTTACCGGAGAGCGTTCAGCCATAGGTGATGCTGCAATGATGATGGTAGAAGAGGCAAAGAAGGCTACTACGATCCCCTGTTGTATCGGCTTTGGTATTTCCAATGCAGAGCAAGCCAAGGCCATGGCTTCCTTTGCCGATGGGGTAATCGTCGGTTCAGCTATCGTACGGCTGATAGCAGAGAACGGAAAAGACAGCATCCAACCGGTTTCCAAATTTGTCAGTGCAATGAAGACGGCAATAGCAACGACTGCATAG